One stretch of candidate division KSB1 bacterium DNA includes these proteins:
- a CDS encoding DUF4922 domain-containing protein: MNAIANRIFVSYDFSNSTPLSDLLLQLLNEQKRIWPMAADGYASLQNAQIREVKCSTFSVWLQFNPKRIISTGAKVDAQSINSRQCFLCIDHLPPEQKGVLYENDFLVLCNPMPIFPAHYTVSHLNHLPQFIEPYLATFLRLARDLSPQFTVFYNGAQCGASAPDHIHFQIAPAGKIPIEQEAVEAHRRERVGEIDGVATFLLRDLGRAVIVFEGTNSESVTRVVREQLAKMKATLNIADEPKINVICNYNAPQWRVILFPRRQHRPEVFFKEGDDKVVISPASVDMGGLIITPLEKDFNTVDANMIEEIYREVSWDEAMVRKMLLG; encoded by the coding sequence GTGAATGCCATTGCCAACAGAATTTTTGTCTCGTATGATTTTTCCAATTCCACGCCATTGTCCGATCTTTTGCTTCAGCTTTTGAATGAGCAAAAGCGCATTTGGCCGATGGCAGCGGATGGTTACGCGTCGCTTCAGAATGCTCAGATTCGTGAAGTGAAGTGCAGTACGTTTTCGGTGTGGCTGCAGTTCAATCCCAAACGCATCATCAGCACCGGCGCCAAAGTGGATGCGCAGTCAATAAACTCGCGGCAGTGTTTTCTCTGCATCGATCATCTTCCGCCCGAGCAAAAAGGCGTGTTGTACGAAAATGATTTTCTTGTGCTCTGCAACCCGATGCCGATTTTCCCGGCGCATTACACCGTCTCACATCTCAACCATCTTCCCCAGTTCATCGAGCCGTATCTCGCCACCTTTTTGCGGCTGGCGCGGGATTTAAGCCCCCAGTTTACGGTTTTTTATAACGGCGCCCAATGCGGCGCTTCGGCGCCTGATCATATACACTTTCAAATCGCGCCGGCGGGGAAGATTCCTATCGAGCAGGAAGCGGTGGAGGCGCACCGCCGCGAACGTGTTGGCGAGATTGACGGAGTTGCCACATTTTTGTTGCGAGATTTGGGGCGCGCCGTCATCGTCTTTGAAGGAACGAACAGCGAAAGTGTCACGCGAGTCGTTCGTGAGCAGCTCGCGAAGATGAAGGCAACTCTCAATATTGCGGATGAACCGAAAATCAATGTCATTTGCAACTATAACGCGCCGCAATGGCGCGTGATTCTCTTCCCACGCCGCCAGCATCGCCCCGAGGTTTTCTTCAAAGAAGGCGACGATAAAGTGGTCATCAGTCCCGCCTCGGTGGACATGGGCGGCTTGATCATTACGCCGTTGGAGAAAGATTTTAACACAGTGGACGCCAATATGATCGAGGAGATTTATCGGGAGGTGAGTTGGGATGAGGCGATGGTTAGGAAGATGTTACTCGGTTAG
- a CDS encoding glycosyltransferase has translation MNCPLVQKVYVLHNGGYAASHAKCEALRADSLTGGAAINELVDKTKTEFLLFVNQPQEITLGQAALERFTDVAQQTGAGLAYADFYEVKAGARAEHPLNDYQLGSIRDNFDFGALMLFSVEAIREAVKKYGPCPQVQWAGLYDLRLKVSIDRPVFHIQEFLYTKTESDFRQSGEKQFDYVDPRNQAVQKEMEQVATQHLKNIGAYLEPRFRPIPPATTNFPVEASVIIPVRNRVKTVADAVQSALKQKAGFPFNVLVVDNHSTDGTTDLLAKLAQQDKRVKHFIPARHDLGIGGCWNEALLSEHCGQFAVQLDSDDIYSDDQTLQKVVSEFSRGDFAMVIGSYKLVNFDLQEIPPGVIDHREWTPENGRNNALRINGLGAPRAFRTELARKALLPNVSYGEDYAIALRLSREYQIGRIYEPIYLCRRWEGNTDAALPIEKLNRHDLYKDRLRTIEIMARQRLNRKGK, from the coding sequence TTGAATTGTCCGCTCGTTCAAAAAGTTTATGTGCTCCACAATGGGGGATATGCTGCTTCGCATGCCAAATGCGAAGCATTGCGGGCGGATTCACTGACCGGCGGCGCGGCGATCAACGAACTTGTTGACAAGACAAAGACGGAATTTTTGTTGTTTGTCAACCAGCCTCAAGAGATCACACTCGGGCAAGCGGCATTGGAACGATTCACCGATGTTGCGCAGCAAACCGGCGCCGGACTGGCTTATGCGGATTTCTACGAAGTGAAAGCCGGCGCGCGCGCCGAGCATCCATTGAACGATTATCAACTCGGCAGCATTCGCGACAACTTCGACTTCGGCGCGCTGATGCTTTTTTCCGTGGAGGCCATTCGCGAGGCCGTGAAGAAATACGGCCCCTGCCCCCAAGTGCAATGGGCGGGATTATACGATCTGCGGCTCAAGGTTTCCATCGACCGTCCGGTATTTCATATCCAGGAATTTCTTTACACCAAAACCGAATCCGACTTCCGTCAAAGCGGCGAAAAACAATTTGATTATGTCGATCCCCGCAATCAGGCGGTGCAGAAAGAGATGGAGCAGGTGGCGACGCAACATTTGAAAAACATCGGCGCGTATCTCGAGCCGCGCTTCCGGCCGATTCCACCGGCAACAACAAATTTTCCGGTTGAAGCGAGCGTGATTATTCCGGTGCGCAACCGCGTCAAAACCGTTGCCGACGCCGTGCAAAGCGCATTGAAGCAGAAAGCCGGTTTTCCGTTCAATGTCCTCGTTGTCGATAACCATTCGACCGACGGCACCACGGATTTGCTGGCAAAGCTCGCGCAACAAGACAAGCGCGTGAAGCACTTTATTCCGGCGCGCCATGATTTGGGCATCGGCGGCTGCTGGAACGAAGCGCTGCTCTCCGAACACTGCGGCCAATTTGCCGTGCAGCTCGATTCCGACGACATTTATTCTGATGATCAGACCCTGCAAAAAGTCGTAAGCGAGTTTTCGCGCGGCGACTTTGCGATGGTCATCGGCTCGTACAAACTGGTGAATTTCGATTTGCAAGAAATTCCGCCGGGCGTGATCGATCACCGCGAATGGACGCCGGAGAACGGCCGCAACAACGCGCTGCGCATCAACGGCCTCGGCGCGCCGCGCGCCTTTCGAACCGAGCTGGCGCGAAAAGCTCTGCTGCCAAATGTGAGTTATGGCGAAGATTACGCCATTGCTTTGCGTCTCTCGCGCGAATACCAGATCGGCAGAATCTACGAGCCGATTTATCTCTGCCGCCGCTGGGAGGGCAACACCGACGCGGCGCTTCCCATCGAAAAGCTCAATCGCCACGATCTCTACAAAGACCGCCTGCGCACGATTGAAATCATGGCGCGCCAACGCCTGAATCGGAAGGGAAAATAA
- a CDS encoding DUF3303 domain-containing protein yields MECDETRLFQPWVIQWQDPVEFEIIPVVASQEVVEAMTPML; encoded by the coding sequence ATGGAATGTGACGAGACGCGCCTGTTTCAGCCGTGGGTAATTCAATGGCAAGACCCGGTAGAATTTGAGATCATCCCTGTTGTCGCATCGCAAGAGGTTGTAGAAGCGATGACACCAATGCTTTGA
- a CDS encoding response regulator, with protein sequence MDVLRRILVVDDEEDLTWSIAKSLEKHDKTFEVICVNNGDRALAYLAASHVDLVITDVRMPGRDGWALLRDIERDYPRTRVIIMTAHGSEELRRQYALHEAPLYYYLEKPFELQDLRKLICAALEVSEWAEDKNHFGSLDLEKGNFATDSPGASNQGLMPAGWPNLLHPKLIE encoded by the coding sequence ATGGATGTTCTCAGGCGTATTTTGGTGGTGGATGATGAAGAAGACCTAACCTGGAGCATTGCCAAGAGTCTCGAGAAACACGACAAGACTTTTGAGGTCATCTGCGTCAATAACGGCGATCGCGCGCTGGCTTATCTTGCGGCTTCGCATGTGGATTTGGTGATTACGGATGTTCGAATGCCGGGCCGGGACGGCTGGGCTTTGCTGCGCGATATTGAGCGTGATTATCCCCGAACGCGCGTGATCATTATGACGGCGCACGGCTCGGAAGAATTGCGCCGCCAGTACGCGCTTCACGAGGCGCCGTTATATTATTATCTTGAAAAACCCTTTGAGCTGCAAGACCTGCGCAAATTGATCTGTGCGGCGTTGGAGGTTTCCGAATGGGCCGAAGACAAAAACCATTTCGGCTCCCTCGATTTGGAAAAGGGGAACTTCGCGACGGACTCACCAGGTGCTTCGAATCAAGGCCTCATGCCGGCCGGCTGGCCGAATCTGCTGCACCCCAAGCTCATCGAATAA
- a CDS encoding NAD-dependent epimerase/dehydratase family protein, with translation MTFPALIQNVAELNEVLSRPTAEVVESIKKLDGDFMLLGAGGKMGPSLAELTQRAVAAAGMKKKIIAVSRFSNQTERQRLQSIGIETVSGNLLDANALQNLPEVENVIYMAGMKFGSTDKAAETWAINTYLPGMVAQKFKSSRIVLFSTGNVYPLTPVRLGGCTEDDPVNPIGEYAQSALGRERIFEYFSRELEIPGVIIRLNYAIDLRYGILLDVAQKVFQRRPIDLTMGYVNVIWQGEANAVVLRAFELCETPPAILNVTGPETVSIRELAKKFGEIFQTEPRFENFEAETALLSNASRCHRLFGPSTVSLAQMIAWVAHWVKISGPTLAKPTHYETRDGKF, from the coding sequence ATGACTTTTCCTGCCTTGATTCAAAATGTCGCTGAGTTAAATGAAGTTTTGTCGCGGCCAACCGCTGAAGTCGTGGAGTCGATAAAAAAACTCGATGGCGACTTCATGCTGCTCGGTGCCGGCGGGAAAATGGGCCCGTCGTTGGCGGAATTGACGCAACGCGCCGTTGCCGCTGCGGGAATGAAGAAAAAAATCATTGCGGTCTCGCGTTTTTCCAATCAAACGGAACGCCAGCGCTTGCAATCAATCGGCATCGAAACCGTTTCCGGCAATCTGCTTGACGCCAATGCGTTGCAGAATTTGCCGGAAGTGGAAAATGTGATTTATATGGCAGGCATGAAATTCGGTTCCACCGACAAAGCCGCAGAGACGTGGGCCATCAATACCTATTTGCCGGGCATGGTGGCGCAAAAATTCAAATCCTCGCGCATCGTGCTTTTTTCCACCGGCAATGTTTACCCCTTGACACCGGTGCGGCTCGGTGGCTGCACGGAAGATGATCCGGTGAACCCCATTGGTGAATATGCACAATCAGCGCTGGGACGCGAGAGAATCTTCGAATATTTCAGCCGTGAGTTGGAAATCCCCGGCGTGATTATCCGCTTGAATTACGCCATTGATTTGCGTTACGGCATTTTGCTGGATGTGGCGCAGAAAGTTTTTCAGCGCCGGCCAATCGACTTGACGATGGGGTATGTGAACGTGATTTGGCAGGGCGAGGCCAATGCCGTGGTCTTGCGCGCGTTCGAGCTTTGCGAAACCCCGCCGGCGATATTAAACGTTACCGGCCCGGAAACGGTATCGATCCGGGAATTGGCAAAAAAATTCGGCGAAATTTTTCAGACCGAGCCACGCTTCGAAAATTTTGAAGCTGAGACGGCGCTGCTCAGCAACGCCAGCCGTTGCCATCGGCTCTTCGGTCCGTCAACCGTCTCGCTGGCGCAAATGATCGCGTGGGTGGCGCATTGGGTGAAAATCTCCGGCCCGACTCTGGCGAAGCCGACGCATTATGAAACCCGGGATGGAAAATTTTGA
- a CDS encoding glucose-6-phosphate isomerase: MPKLHDKDNFAGQRNCSVSLGDYQAAVEKALVELRDNNIMARIWKHDHTVWKPNPTEISNRLGWLHSPEVMMEAIPEITALVDELRAEGYAHALLLGMGGSSLAPEVFRFTFGVKPGYLDLAVLDSTDPDAVLAHAKRLDPAKTLFIVSTKSGGTVETFSFFKYFYNWTAEKIGHEKTGAHFIAITDPGSGLADAAKKYNFRKTFLNDPNIGGRYSALSYFGLVPAALIGMDLKLLLERAATMASNSALHGGDNSSAMLGAIMGELAVAGRDKVTLAASPPLKSFGAWAEQLIAESTGKEGKGILPVDGEEIGAPNVYANDRLFVYLRLEGDSTHDAKVEALRQAGHPVVQLNLRDLHDLGAEFFRWEMATIVAGWRLGINPFDQPNVESAKVLARQMVAAYQKSGKLPEQAPSLRARGVAVYSDFPAQSLQEALNKFLAQAQSGRSYVALHAFVQPAPETDVALQKLRTKIQTRLRLATTVGYGPRFLHSTGQLHKGDAGNGLFIQFTSDPMQDAAIPDEAGEARSSMTFGVLKLAQALGDRQALLNTGRRVIRFHLGKNVVGGLQKLAEMIL; the protein is encoded by the coding sequence ATGCCGAAACTTCACGACAAAGACAACTTTGCCGGACAAAGAAATTGCAGCGTCAGCCTCGGCGATTATCAAGCCGCGGTCGAGAAAGCGCTCGTCGAGCTGCGGGACAACAACATCATGGCGCGCATTTGGAAACACGACCATACCGTCTGGAAACCCAATCCGACCGAAATCTCCAACCGCCTCGGCTGGCTGCACAGTCCGGAAGTAATGATGGAGGCGATTCCCGAAATCACCGCACTCGTCGATGAATTGCGCGCGGAAGGTTACGCCCACGCACTGCTGCTCGGCATGGGCGGCTCCAGTCTCGCGCCGGAAGTTTTTCGTTTCACCTTTGGCGTAAAGCCGGGCTATCTCGATCTCGCGGTGCTCGACAGCACCGATCCGGATGCGGTGCTTGCTCACGCGAAACGACTCGATCCGGCAAAGACGCTTTTCATCGTCTCAACCAAATCCGGTGGCACGGTTGAAACGTTTTCGTTCTTTAAATATTTTTACAACTGGACAGCGGAAAAAATTGGCCACGAGAAAACCGGTGCGCACTTTATTGCCATCACCGACCCCGGCAGTGGACTCGCGGACGCTGCAAAGAAATATAATTTTCGCAAAACTTTTCTCAATGATCCGAATATTGGCGGACGCTATTCCGCTCTATCTTATTTTGGCCTGGTGCCGGCGGCGCTGATCGGCATGGATTTGAAATTACTCCTCGAACGCGCCGCGACGATGGCCTCCAACAGCGCGCTGCACGGCGGCGACAATTCATCCGCCATGCTCGGCGCGATCATGGGAGAATTGGCCGTTGCCGGCCGCGACAAAGTTACGTTAGCCGCTTCACCGCCGCTCAAATCTTTCGGCGCGTGGGCCGAGCAATTGATCGCTGAGAGCACCGGCAAGGAAGGCAAAGGTATTTTGCCGGTCGATGGCGAAGAAATCGGCGCGCCGAATGTTTATGCGAATGATCGCTTGTTTGTTTATTTGCGGCTGGAAGGTGACTCGACGCATGATGCCAAAGTTGAAGCGCTGAGGCAAGCGGGACATCCGGTCGTGCAGCTCAACTTGCGTGATTTGCATGATCTCGGCGCGGAGTTCTTCCGCTGGGAAATGGCCACAATTGTTGCCGGCTGGCGGCTCGGCATCAATCCGTTCGATCAGCCGAACGTCGAATCGGCAAAAGTGTTGGCGCGGCAAATGGTCGCGGCGTATCAAAAATCAGGCAAGCTGCCGGAGCAGGCGCCGAGCTTGCGGGCCCGTGGCGTCGCGGTGTATTCGGACTTTCCCGCGCAAAGCTTGCAAGAAGCGCTCAACAAATTTTTAGCGCAGGCGCAATCCGGAAGAAGTTACGTTGCATTGCATGCTTTCGTGCAACCGGCGCCGGAAACTGATGTCGCACTCCAAAAATTGCGGACAAAAATTCAAACGCGTCTGCGTCTCGCCACAACGGTTGGTTACGGCCCGCGCTTTCTGCACTCCACCGGCCAATTGCACAAAGGCGACGCTGGCAACGGGCTTTTTATTCAATTCACATCCGATCCGATGCAAGACGCCGCCATTCCTGATGAAGCTGGCGAAGCAAGATCTTCGATGACGTTCGGCGTGCTCAAATTGGCGCAGGCGTTGGGTGATCGCCAAGCCTTGCTTAATACAGGCCGTCGCGTCATTCGTTTTCATCTGGGTAAGAACGTTGTTGGTGGATTGCAAAAACTCGCGGAGATGATTTTATAA
- the gndA gene encoding NADP-dependent phosphogluconate dehydrogenase — protein MQKQDFGMIGLGVMGQNFVLNVARNGFSVAVYNRTPDATKEYIAGPAAGKNIRPTYTINEFVGALERPRRIMLLVKAGAPVDATIQQLVPVLDPGDLIIDGGNSYFLDTERRAKELEAHGFKFFGMGVSGGEEGALWGPSLMPGGDAKAYKEVEPIMIAVSAKAKEDGQPCVTYIGPGGAGHYVKMVHNGIEYGDMQLIAEAYDLLRRGLGLSAMEFHQIFADWNKGELASFLIEVTSKVFKKIDEETGKPLVDSILDKAGQKGTGKWTSQNAHDLGAAIPTITAAVDGRILSSQKEERVAAAKILAGPAAKYSGDKKKLIEAVREALYASKICSYAQGMHMLKKASVEYNYNLNLAEIAKIWRAGCIIRAKLLNDITNAYHRNPHLPNLLIDAEFQKAINARQEAWRFALQTAIELGVPVPAMSASLAYYDSYRCASLPANLIQAQRDFFGAHTFERIDKAGVFHAAWE, from the coding sequence ATGCAAAAACAAGATTTCGGCATGATCGGCCTCGGGGTGATGGGCCAAAATTTCGTGCTCAATGTGGCGCGCAACGGTTTCAGTGTCGCGGTTTATAATCGCACGCCGGATGCGACGAAGGAATATATCGCCGGTCCGGCGGCGGGAAAAAACATCCGCCCGACGTACACGATCAACGAATTTGTCGGCGCGCTCGAACGGCCGCGGCGCATTATGTTGCTAGTCAAAGCCGGCGCACCGGTGGATGCGACGATTCAGCAGCTCGTGCCGGTGCTGGATCCAGGTGATTTGATTATCGACGGCGGCAATTCGTATTTCCTCGACACCGAGCGCCGTGCCAAAGAGTTGGAGGCGCACGGCTTCAAGTTTTTCGGCATGGGCGTTTCCGGCGGCGAGGAGGGCGCGCTGTGGGGGCCGAGCCTCATGCCCGGCGGCGATGCGAAAGCGTACAAAGAAGTCGAGCCGATCATGATCGCCGTTTCGGCGAAAGCGAAAGAAGACGGCCAGCCATGCGTCACTTACATCGGCCCCGGCGGCGCCGGCCATTACGTCAAGATGGTCCACAACGGCATTGAGTACGGCGATATGCAGCTTATCGCTGAGGCCTACGATCTGCTCCGGCGCGGCCTCGGGCTTTCGGCGATGGAGTTTCATCAAATCTTTGCCGACTGGAACAAAGGCGAGCTCGCGTCTTTTCTCATTGAAGTGACTTCCAAAGTGTTCAAAAAGATTGATGAGGAAACCGGCAAACCGCTGGTGGATTCGATTCTCGACAAGGCCGGGCAGAAAGGCACGGGCAAATGGACGAGCCAAAATGCGCACGATCTCGGCGCCGCGATTCCGACCATCACCGCGGCGGTGGACGGGCGCATTCTTTCGTCGCAAAAAGAGGAGCGCGTGGCTGCGGCAAAAATTTTGGCCGGCCCGGCGGCAAAATATTCCGGCGACAAGAAAAAGCTAATCGAAGCGGTGCGAGAGGCGTTGTATGCGTCAAAGATTTGCTCGTACGCACAAGGCATGCACATGCTGAAAAAGGCGTCGGTAGAGTACAATTATAATTTGAATCTCGCCGAGATCGCCAAAATCTGGCGCGCCGGCTGCATCATCCGCGCCAAGCTGCTCAACGACATCACCAACGCCTATCACCGCAATCCGCATTTGCCGAATTTGCTGATCGACGCCGAATTTCAGAAAGCGATCAACGCGCGGCAGGAGGCGTGGCGTTTCGCGCTGCAAACCGCCATCGAGCTGGGCGTGCCGGTGCCGGCGATGAGTGCGTCATTGGCCTACTACGATTCCTATCGCTGCGCCAGCCTGCCGGCGAATCTGATTCAAGCGCAACGTGATTTTTTCGGCGCGCACACGTTCGAGCGAATAGATAAAGCCGGTGTTTTTCACGCAGCTTGGGAGTAA
- a CDS encoding transglycosylase SLT domain-containing protein, with the protein MSQHNGFTSLFVGRQGKILLLVTLAVMFCISLASLAFRFYSLDQSTERMVHLERSLNNLKAALNVDSVRQHQIQKIMAIIEKYNPAMAAAMRYEIADEIYRMAIKYPNLNVDLICATITHESALTWRPDVRSQAGAMGLMQIMPATGVFLAADEGIPWTSPQEILYNPILNIRLGCRYLSTLISLYELDGGLAAYNGGEKRAVMWLASGRDNKVLWEETRGYIPAVLKLYEQFQD; encoded by the coding sequence ATGTCTCAACACAATGGATTCACGAGTTTGTTCGTGGGCCGCCAGGGCAAAATCTTGCTTTTGGTAACGCTCGCGGTCATGTTTTGCATTTCGCTGGCAAGCCTGGCGTTTCGGTTTTATTCGCTCGACCAAAGCACGGAAAGAATGGTTCATCTCGAGCGCTCGCTGAACAATTTGAAAGCGGCGCTGAATGTCGATTCGGTGCGCCAGCATCAAATTCAAAAAATCATGGCCATCATCGAAAAATATAATCCCGCCATGGCAGCGGCCATGCGCTACGAGATCGCCGACGAGATTTACCGCATGGCGATCAAGTATCCGAATTTGAATGTCGATCTGATTTGCGCGACGATCACGCACGAGAGCGCGCTGACCTGGCGGCCAGACGTTCGCTCGCAAGCCGGCGCGATGGGGCTGATGCAAATCATGCCGGCGACCGGCGTTTTTCTCGCGGCCGACGAGGGCATTCCGTGGACTTCGCCGCAGGAAATTTTGTATAATCCCATTCTCAATATCCGTCTCGGCTGCCGTTACTTGTCGACGCTGATTTCACTTTACGAGCTGGACGGCGGCCTGGCCGCCTACAACGGCGGGGAGAAACGCGCGGTGATGTGGTTGGCCAGCGGCAGAGACAATAAAGTTTTGTGGGAAGAAACACGCGGCTATATTCCGGCAGTGTTGAAGCTTTACGAGCAGTTTCAAGATTAG
- a CDS encoding Uma2 family endonuclease has product MNPAFLRAEELGIRLEIVGGFPIWESHPPYRHQKAVDRIRKTIEKLPQSDANCACIHIDDVYINFPDGSVKRPDIAIFCREPEEQDEMITLIPEAVIEVVSKGYEAKDLEIGPRFYLSQGVKDVVVFDPYTLLVLHVRRDGVTRRVSPVQINLECGCYCTV; this is encoded by the coding sequence ATGAACCCGGCATTTTTGCGTGCAGAAGAACTCGGCATTCGGCTTGAAATTGTTGGCGGCTTTCCGATATGGGAAAGCCATCCTCCCTATCGACATCAAAAAGCCGTCGACCGGATTCGAAAAACGATTGAAAAGCTGCCACAATCAGACGCAAATTGCGCGTGCATTCATATTGATGATGTGTACATCAATTTTCCCGACGGCTCGGTGAAACGTCCGGATATTGCGATTTTTTGCCGAGAGCCGGAAGAGCAGGACGAGATGATCACGTTGATTCCCGAAGCCGTGATCGAAGTCGTCAGCAAGGGCTACGAAGCCAAAGACCTCGAGATTGGCCCCCGTTTTTATCTCTCGCAAGGCGTGAAAGATGTGGTGGTCTTCGATCCTTACACGCTGCTGGTGCTCCACGTGCGTCGGGATGGCGTGACACGCCGCGTTTCGCCGGTGCAGATCAATCTGGAATGCGGCTGCTACTGCACGGTTTAA
- the pgl gene encoding 6-phosphogluconolactonase: protein MQELAKTDLRIFAETTILNRVAAESFTQSARRAISEKGRFTVALAGGNTPRAIYKKLASDYREQVDWSRVHFFWGDERYVPADHPDSNYNMAREALLAPLSIENENIHPIPTELYEPNEAARRYEQFLYHFFDDAFWPRFDLMLLGLGSDGHIVSLFPHSPFLQEQKRLVVAVTNSPKPPLIRLTLTLPLINRAAQIYFFVTGADKAKALRSTLEGPRDWQKFPAQAVQPANGHVIWWLDENAASLLKK, encoded by the coding sequence ATGCAAGAACTTGCGAAAACCGATCTTCGCATCTTCGCGGAAACAACGATTTTAAATCGCGTCGCTGCGGAATCTTTCACGCAATCGGCTCGTCGAGCTATTTCGGAAAAAGGCCGCTTCACCGTCGCGCTTGCCGGCGGCAATACGCCGCGGGCGATTTACAAAAAGCTCGCAAGCGATTATCGCGAGCAGGTTGATTGGTCGCGCGTGCACTTCTTTTGGGGCGATGAGCGGTATGTCCCGGCAGACCATCCTGACAGCAATTATAACATGGCGCGCGAAGCGTTGCTGGCCCCGCTTTCTATCGAGAATGAAAATATCCATCCCATACCAACCGAGCTCTATGAGCCAAACGAAGCAGCGCGACGATACGAGCAATTCCTCTATCATTTTTTCGATGATGCGTTTTGGCCGCGCTTTGATTTGATGCTGTTGGGATTGGGCAGCGATGGGCATATTGTTTCGTTGTTTCCTCATTCACCCTTCCTGCAAGAACAGAAGCGCCTCGTCGTTGCGGTAACCAACAGCCCCAAGCCGCCGTTAATCCGGCTAACGTTGACTTTGCCGCTGATTAATCGGGCTGCACAAATTTATTTCTTTGTCACTGGCGCAGACAAGGCGAAAGCATTGCGCTCAACCCTCGAAGGCCCGCGTGATTGGCAAAAATTTCCGGCACAAGCCGTGCAGCCGGCAAATGGGCACGTGATTTGGTGGTTGGATGAAAACGCGGCGAGTCTGCTCAAAAAATAA
- a CDS encoding SpoIID/LytB domain-containing protein encodes MITQEPTISIGIYEGRFVATGFLRGLFSINDGARLDGEFRIEAGSNQLVMTDASGKEMARGKEISCVPISRGTFTLREVTIGVKFHWERREDQTFEGGLRFLRREDGTITAINEIPVEAYLKSVISSEMSAEAPSELLKAHAITSRSWLVAMLERQKKFRNIDKPSRRSFESGDEIIRWYDREDHRDFEVCADDHCQRYQGLTKIISTAAAQAVDETRGLFLVYGDEICDARFSKSCGGISEAFENAWEDVAVPYLQPVSDAPVQHPHIMSEPQAEQWMLSSPEAYCNTSDGNILRQILPSFDQETTDFFRWKVLYQRQELEEILTAKSGMNFGTLLELVPVQRGPSGRIIKLKIAGTEKTVVVGKELEIRRWLSKSHLYSSAFIVRTERDERGVPLRFILHGAGWGHGVGLCQIGAAVMATKGFKAEEIVKHYFRNVELRKLY; translated from the coding sequence ATGATTACCCAAGAACCCACTATCTCCATCGGCATCTACGAAGGCCGTTTCGTTGCCACTGGCTTCTTGAGGGGATTATTCTCGATCAATGACGGCGCGCGCTTGGATGGAGAATTTCGGATTGAAGCCGGCTCGAATCAGCTCGTCATGACTGACGCGAGCGGCAAAGAGATGGCGCGTGGCAAGGAAATCTCGTGCGTACCGATTTCTCGCGGAACGTTCACGCTGCGTGAGGTGACCATTGGAGTCAAGTTTCACTGGGAACGCCGGGAAGATCAAACCTTCGAGGGCGGGCTGCGTTTCTTGCGGCGCGAAGACGGCACGATCACGGCGATCAACGAAATTCCGGTCGAAGCTTATCTCAAAAGCGTGATCTCTTCCGAAATGAGCGCCGAAGCGCCAAGCGAGCTGCTCAAAGCTCACGCCATCACCTCGCGAAGCTGGCTGGTGGCGATGCTGGAGCGGCAAAAGAAATTTAGGAACATTGACAAGCCCTCCCGCCGCTCTTTCGAGTCCGGCGATGAGATCATTCGCTGGTACGACCGTGAGGATCACCGCGATTTCGAGGTTTGCGCCGACGATCATTGCCAGCGCTATCAAGGCCTCACGAAAATCATTTCAACCGCCGCGGCACAGGCCGTTGACGAGACGCGCGGCTTGTTTTTGGTTTACGGCGATGAAATCTGCGACGCGCGCTTTTCGAAATCTTGCGGCGGCATCAGCGAGGCGTTTGAAAATGCGTGGGAAGACGTGGCCGTGCCTTATCTCCAGCCGGTATCGGACGCGCCGGTTCAACATCCGCACATCATGAGCGAACCACAGGCGGAGCAGTGGATGCTTTCGTCACCGGAAGCATATTGCAACACCAGTGACGGCAACATTCTGCGGCAAATTCTCCCTTCGTTCGATCAGGAGACAACGGACTTCTTTCGGTGGAAGGTGCTTTACCAGCGTCAAGAGCTTGAAGAAATTCTCACCGCCAAGTCCGGAATGAACTTCGGCACGCTTCTCGAGCTGGTGCCGGTGCAGCGCGGCCCTTCCGGAAGAATCATCAAATTGAAAATTGCCGGCACTGAAAAGACTGTGGTGGTTGGAAAGGAGTTGGAGATTCGGCGGTGGCTGTCAAAAAGCCATTTGTATTCTTCCGCTTTCATTGTTCGCACGGAGCGTGACGAAAGGGGCGTGCCGCTTCGCTTCATCCTGCACGGGGCAGGTTGGGGGCACGGAGTGGGATTGTGCCAAATCGGCGCGGCGGTGATGGCAACGAAGGGATTCAAAGCGGAGGAAATTGTGAAGCATTATTTTCGAAATGTTGAGCTGAGAAAGCTGTACTGA